The nucleotide window GGCTCCAGCATCGTCGTGAACGTCCGCAAGACGGACATCGCGATCTTTAACGTGAAGGGCGCCTACTTCGCGGTGGACGACCTGTGCCCGCACATGGGCGCCTCGCTGTCGGGCGGGTTCGTCGAGGACGGGTGCGTGACGTGCCCGTGGCACTACT belongs to Gemmata obscuriglobus and includes:
- the nirD gene encoding nitrite reductase small subunit NirD, with the translated sequence MPHKISVAKVADIPDGSSIVVNVRKTDIAIFNVKGAYFAVDDLCPHMGASLSGGFVEDGCVTCPWHYWRFKLADGAWADNPKVRLGAYPVHVDGDSVQLELPD